A genomic stretch from Nitrospira defluvii includes:
- a CDS encoding DsrE family protein yields MSKVAIVVLADTETHEGLGRVVNALESVKEFKDGHDDVQLIFDGAGPKWIPELEKPDHKLHGLYNAVKDRIGGACEFCAGAFGVKDKVVACGVKLAGEYDGHPSFKKLVAQGYQVITF; encoded by the coding sequence ATGTCCAAAGTCGCGATTGTCGTGTTGGCCGACACGGAAACACACGAAGGGTTAGGCCGTGTGGTGAATGCCCTGGAATCCGTCAAGGAGTTCAAGGACGGTCATGACGACGTTCAGCTCATCTTCGACGGCGCCGGGCCCAAGTGGATTCCCGAGTTGGAAAAGCCCGATCACAAGCTGCACGGGCTCTACAATGCGGTGAAAGATCGGATCGGCGGGGCCTGCGAGTTCTGCGCGGGAGCATTTGGCGTGAAGGACAAAGTGGTTGCATGCGGGGTGAAGCTGGCAGGGGAGTACGACGGACATCCCAGCTTCAAAAAGCTGGTGGCGCAAGGCTATCAGGTCATTACGTTCTAG